In Leifsonia sp. AK011, the genomic stretch GGAACGAGCGAACCCTAGACGTCTCGAGGGCGATCGAGTAACGTTGACCAGTCGGCTCAAGACGGGCGCTTTCGTGCGCCACAGGGTTTGTGTGTCTTTAGGCCGGTTCGACAGCACATCTGCTGCTCGACAATCACCATGTATGTGACGGCCTCGGTCAAAGACTGCCCGGGTTCAGTAGTGCGCGCGGTTCATTCCGTGGCGCGCTGCCATGCGTAAACGAGAAACCCGGAAAGTACCACCATGCCCCAGTACGACAAGCCGGCCTACGGCAAGAACTCCAAGTCAGGCGCCCCCAAGGGATCGCGCAGCCCGAACCACCGCGGTTACAAGGCTGACGCGGCATCCGCGCCCAAGAAGCGTTGGACCGCGGACGAGCGCGCCGCTCGCACCGGCGACCGCCCCGCCTACGGCAACTCGAAGCCGGCTCGCGACGACCGTCGCCCCGACTGGACGCCTCGCGAGAAGCCCGCGCGCCCCGCGTACGGTGACCGCAACGACCGCGCCGAGCGTCCCTCCTACGGCGACCGTCCTGCTCGCACCGAGCGCCCCTCGTACGGCGATCGCGCCCCCCGCACCGACCGTCCGTCGTACGGTGACCGCCCGCAGCGCTCCGAGCGTCCCTCCTACGGAGACCGCCCGGCCCGCAACGACCGCCCGAGCTACGGCGACCGTCCGCAGCGTTCAGAGCGCCCGTCGTACGGCGACCGCCCCCAGCGCGACTCGTACAACGACCGCCCCGCACGTGGCGAGCGTCCTTCCTACGGTGACCGTCCGGCTCGCACGGACCGCCCGTCCTACAACGACCGCCCGGCTCGCACCGACCGTCCCTCGTACAACGACCGTGCGCCGCGCACGGACCGCCCGTCGTACGGTGACCGCAACGACCGCGGTGCCCGCACGGAGCGCCCGTCCTACAACGACCGCCCGGCTCGCGCCGAGCGTCCGTCGTACGACCGCGCCGACCGTCCCGCTCGCACCGAGCGCCCCTCGTACAACAGCGACCGCGCTCCGCGTCGCGACTTCGACGACCGCCCCGCCAAGCGCGAGAGCGACTACTACACGGCCCGCAGCACCACGGGTCCCGTGGACGATGTCGTACTCGAGCGGCTCGAGGCATCCGCCATCACCGCCGGCGACGTCGAGGGAACCACGTTCGCCGACCTGGGCCTCGGCAACAACATCGTGCGCCAGCTCGCGACCATGGGTGCAGCCGCCCCGTTCCCGATCCAGGCAGCGACCATCCCGGACGTTCTTGCAGGCAAGGACGTTCTCGGTCGCGGCAAGACCGGCTCCGGCAAGACCATCGCCTTCGGTGCGCCCCTCGTGGAGCGCCTCATGGAGAACAACGGTGGCAAGGACCGTCAGATGGGCCGCAAGCCGCGCGCCCTGATCCTCGCCCCCACGCGTGAGCTCGCCCAGCAGATCGACCGCACCGTGCAGCCCATCGCACGTAGCGTCGGCCTGTTCACCACGACGATCGTCGGTGGCGTTCCCCAGTACAAGCAGGTCTCGGCGCTGCAGCGCGGTGTCGACATCGTCATCGCGACCCCCGGCCGTGTTGAGGACCTCGTGGAGCAGGGTCGCCTCGACCTCAGCAACGTCATGGTCACCGTGCTCGACGAGGCCGACCATATGTGCGACCTCGGATTCCTCGAGCCCGTTCAGCGCATCCTGCGCGAGACCAAGGAGGGTGGCCAGAAGCTGCTCTTCTCCGCGACTCTCGACAAGGGTGTTGCCACCCTCGTGAACGAGTTCCTCGTCGAGCCGTCCGTCCACGAGGTCGCTGGCGAGGACCAGGCGTCGTCGACGATCGACCACCGCGTGCTCCTCATCGAGCAGCGCGACAAGCGTGCGATCATCGAGCAGCTCTCGAGCGGCTCGGGCAAGACCCTCGTCTTCACCCGCACGCGTGCCTTCGCCGAGGAGATGAGCGACTTCCTCGAGGACGCCGGAATCCCCGCGACGAGCCTCCACGGTGACCTCAACCAGTCGCGCCGCACGCGCAACCTGCAGCTGCTCACCAGCGGCCGGGTCAACGTGCTCGTGGCGACGGATGTCGCGGCACGCGGCATCCACGTCGATGACATCTCGCTCGTGATCCAGGCCGACGCACCGGAGGAGTACAAGACGTACCTCCACCGCTCGGGACGCAC encodes the following:
- a CDS encoding DEAD/DEAH box helicase, which gives rise to MPQYDKPAYGKNSKSGAPKGSRSPNHRGYKADAASAPKKRWTADERAARTGDRPAYGNSKPARDDRRPDWTPREKPARPAYGDRNDRAERPSYGDRPARTERPSYGDRAPRTDRPSYGDRPQRSERPSYGDRPARNDRPSYGDRPQRSERPSYGDRPQRDSYNDRPARGERPSYGDRPARTDRPSYNDRPARTDRPSYNDRAPRTDRPSYGDRNDRGARTERPSYNDRPARAERPSYDRADRPARTERPSYNSDRAPRRDFDDRPAKRESDYYTARSTTGPVDDVVLERLEASAITAGDVEGTTFADLGLGNNIVRQLATMGAAAPFPIQAATIPDVLAGKDVLGRGKTGSGKTIAFGAPLVERLMENNGGKDRQMGRKPRALILAPTRELAQQIDRTVQPIARSVGLFTTTIVGGVPQYKQVSALQRGVDIVIATPGRVEDLVEQGRLDLSNVMVTVLDEADHMCDLGFLEPVQRILRETKEGGQKLLFSATLDKGVATLVNEFLVEPSVHEVAGEDQASSTIDHRVLLIEQRDKRAIIEQLSSGSGKTLVFTRTRAFAEEMSDFLEDAGIPATSLHGDLNQSRRTRNLQLLTSGRVNVLVATDVAARGIHVDDISLVIQADAPEEYKTYLHRSGRTGRAGKQGTVVTLVNKNRRRKMDELLGRAEIEANVSHVAPGDELLETLAAL